From Felis catus isolate Fca126 chromosome B4, F.catus_Fca126_mat1.0, whole genome shotgun sequence:
AGTCTAGAACcattcacattttatgtttttgtgtatgaAAATAAGGTAATAacgatgatgacgatgatgatgataactCCTTCAAAAAAACCCTGTATATTTGTCTCACTTGTTACTTTGTTTTCCTGATAATGTTGCATTGGCATTTCTACATTTCTTAACCATATAATACTTATCATTGCTCTATTGGATTAGAAGGCCCCTGGCGCTCTCTTCTTTCCTAATATGCGTGGGAAAGTCCTGTGACCGCCAGACTTCTCATTGTAACCAGAAGTTGAGAGCCTCGTCTCCTTCGTTGGACCTACAGCTGTCTGCCTGGTCCTCGCTCAGACGGCTTCCATGTCGGTACCAGGAGGGGGTGGTCCCCTTCCTGCACCAGGAGGCCTCTCTAGCTggcactccctccctcccagtgcaCAGCTCCAGGTCATGGGGTACAGCCACCCCCAGAACATTCTTCCTGGGAAGGGAGGCCAACCGGTGTGCCCTGAGCCTGGAGAGGGGCCCAGACTTCAGCTGATTGCTAATTTGGGAAGAGTGTCTGGGTGCATTGACCCCATGCCTGTGTGGGTCTCCCAGGCTCTAAGGGGAGGACTGCCCCCGGCTTCCCATGGCTGGGGCTTAAACCCTCTCATCCTGCACTCCCACAGGCAAGTGCATGGATCTGACCGGACCACAGCCGGCCTCTGCAGGTAAAAAGTAATTATTTGGCCCCTGTGTTTACTTGTTCTCAACCTGTTCAGGAGTCGGGTGGTAAAGAGGGGTGCTATCTACGACCGTGCACGCCAGTGGAGGCCAGCGGGCCGGTATGGACCCGGCCACTCCCATGACCTCCCCACGAGGGGACTTAGAAAAACCGTATCTGCCCTGTGGACACTGCTGTGTGAGTCGCATGCAGCACGGAGTGCCACGGCCATTCCGCCCCGCTCAGGACCGCAGGGGCCCTGGGGAAACCGCAAGCGCCTGGGACACAGCCGCCACCCCCCTGGTTTGGTCGTCCCCCTCTGCCGGCCCTCCACGTGGAAGGCAGGAGCCATCCAAGTATATGCCCTTCAAGCAGAAATCACTGCAACTCTCAGAGAAGAAAGCTCACATTTAATTCTGATAAAGCTTAAAGTGGCATCTACATAAATGAACATGCTTCTGAGTGAAACTATAAGACTACTACCCCTGTTTCTCTTAAACAAtaagccacattttctttaatacTCCTAAGTAACCCACCATGCCATCAACAACCCAGAGCCCCAGTCCTGGATGGATATATTACTGTCGTCACACACATAGAACATTTGCTGTCTTTCACTGTGAACcctcaccccaacacacacaaccTTTTGGTCATTAAACGAAATTCATGTCTCAAGGCCCGGAAAGTGTTGTTAAACTTTACATCTTTAACTTGCAGTCGCCCTAAAGAATAGGTGGGGAGCTTCAGACTTCCGACCGTCCGTTCCCATCCCTGAATTCAAACGCAGGGGAACAAATCCTGGAACTCCCCACAAGgtccctccagccctgccccagctggAGTGtgggaggtaggggtggggaggggaggggcggggcaggggcagggcggggAAGCTCCGGCCCTGGTCTGCAGAGGGAGGTCCCAGAGGAACTGAGGGAGCCACAGGCTCTCGGCTCCCAgccctggttgggggggggggggagtctcaGCAGGAGAAGGCTCTGCCCTGGGAAGGTAGATTGGGGCGGAGAGGGGGCGGGACTCTTGCCTGTGGTTCTTGACACTGTCCCTGATCATACAACGAGATAAACCATTTTCTTCCCGTTAATGTTTCTGGTCTTGAGCCCCAGATACCGGCGGCTCTTCTTCTCCGGCTGCCCATACAGCATGTCCTCAAAGAACTCCGGTTTGTCTCTGGCCTTGGGTTGGAAGAACACACACCGACACACGGTCCTTAGCTTGCAACACAGATAGGTCATTGCTTCCGCTTCGTCCGATGGCTCCTCGTACACGGGCTGCTTCATTTCCTCATAGGCTGACAAAATCACCGCCTGAAATAAGTTGATCAGTATACAGATCATCACCAGCATGAAGGACGAGAGGAACAGGACCCCCAGCACCCGGTTGCCGGAGAACTCGGTGTTCTGAAAAGCCGAAACGCAGTAGGAGAATATTGTCTGCGTGGCGTGAATCAGGTTGTTGTAGTTCCATTCGTGCTGGCCGAACACCAGGTAGCCAAAGGCCATGTACACGAAGAAATACACGGACACCACCAGCGCCATGTGGCAGATGCCGGGGAGGGCGGTCTGAATGGCCCTCTGGGCCAGGCGCACGTCATAAAAGAATCTGGAGTACCTGAGGGTCTTCAAGATGGTCAGAAACAACAGGAAACCCAAAATGATCCTCATGATGTGATCTACCTGAGAAACTGCATGAAAGGGGACAAACTCCACGGGGTTCGACAGGTAAAATTGAATTATGCCAGCGGCCAGGAAGTGTTTCCTGAGAAAGAGCACGATCAGCACGGTAAATATGCATTTTAGAGCAAAGTTGAGCAAATTGTACACACTTGTCACGTAGGAGGCCCTTTCTTGCAAAATGATATAGCCCTCGTCGACAACGTAGGCTACGAAGAAAATGAGGACGGCCGCGTACAGGTAGATCTCAGCGGACGTCCTCCTGTCGAAGTCAGCAAGCGAGAAGGAATGCACGGACGTGCTCGTGTTTACGACTCCCGGCTGTGAAACctcaaaaatgacagaaatgctGCAGAATAGACTGACGTCCGGGTTAAAGGTGGTCAGCTCCAGAATCACGGCCCAGGTCTTCTCATCAAGCCAGTTGTTGCTCTGGAGCTCCCCGAGCCGCATGCTGGAATTAAACTGCTGCTGTTCcggaaaaaaatagaacacataGCCCCCCGACCTGTAGGTGTGTAAGAGTCCATAGGAGAAATACGCCCACGTCTTCTCTTGAGGCTTGTAAGTAAACCCATTGGTGTTCTTGTCCACAGCCCGCTTACCCACTTTATCCCAAACGTTAGAGTAGCTTCTGGTGTCTTCTGGGTCTGTGCCATACTCCGGATGACAATGGATGTCTCTGTCGGTGCTGTTCTGCACAAAGTCTTGGGCGGGCGGGCAGAGTTTTTCGCCGGGTTTGGCCCTCACTTGCCTCAGGAGCGGAAGGCCAAGGATCTTGGAGGAGCTGTCGGGAAGAAAAGTTGGGTTCGGGTCGTTGTGGAGCAGAGGCAGCAGCACGTGGTCCAGCCACCGGTAGATGTCCTCCAGCTTGGTCACCGTGCCGAGGTCCACAGAGAACTGATCGCGGATGAACTGGTTGTAGTAGAAGCTCTCGGTGTGGCGCAGGAGGGCCACGAGCCTCAGCAGGAGCGCCAGAAACAGGAAGTGGGTGAGAATGTAACTGAGGAACAGGAGCGCCCTCCTCTtggttctcttctttctttggaaTATTCGGATTTCGTCTTCGGTGAGGGGTTGGTACATCCTTGAGCTTCGCAGCTGCGTGATCTGCTCGTGTCGCCTTTTCATTTCTTCCGGGCCCATCTTCGCGTGGAACAGCTTGATCTCAGTGTAGTGGTACTTGCTTGCCCACGAGAGGTTTTTACAATACTTGGGCCTGCTCGTCCTGACGCCTGACAGGAGGATAATTTTGGACGGCTGCACCAGGAAAATGGACAGACAGAACGCACAAAACGAAGCAAAGAGCCACTCTATGGACTTTTCGTAGCCGTAGGTCAGCCCATAAAATACAATGAAGAACGCGGATATACTGCAGGTGGCGAAAACCAAGAACCATGCTACATAAACGCAACACCCAGGCAGGACGATCCTGTGCTTCTCTTGGAGTTCTGGAGGATTCGCCTGGGAGGGCGGCTGCGCAGGAGCAGCTTCCTGATCGTCCTCTGCGTTTCGGTTACTGGCGTTCATGTTAACATCTCGGGGCCGGGAGACCTTGCCCTCTGCTTTCTTACCCCGGTGCTGCTCTGGCGCTTTGGGAGCTTTAGGGCTTTTCCTGGGGGGAAGCTTCGAAGCTGCTCTGGCAGGGGCACCGTCAGTTTCCTGAGCGTGCCACTTTTTCAGATGTTCCTCCCAGTATTCACTTGGGACTCGCATCAAGGGGGTCTTCTGGGGAGACACCTCCTCTACAGTCACGCGAGGTTCCTCCTGGGAATAGGTGAACAAAAAGGCGATCAGTAGTTGCACAGGGATGGTGATTAGGACACTTTCCAATCCTATCATCATTGACCTGATGTACTTTGTCTCTTTGGGATCCGTGTCTTCTTTTCTGTTGAGATTAAAGAACATAATGTTGCATAAAAGGGAAGACAATAACATGGCTAAACAACAGGACAGCCGCTGCAGCCTATTGAACGGCCTAGCACTGACCCCGGAGAAAACAGAGAACCACATGTGATTTTTCTCCAGCTTGTAAATGGAATCTATCAGGAAATAGTCCTTCTTCTCTAGAGGCTGGTCAGGGGGGGTAACGTGAAATGTTCTGTCCAAAGAGGTGTCAACAGAAAGCCATTTCCGGCAGAGGAACAGCCAGATGTGTCTGCTCAACAGATTTTCCACTTTGATTCTGCTTAAATACCAACTGGGGGCTCTGCCCTCATTGTTGTGCCACACGCGAATGGAATGGATGTCCCCCAAGTCACGTTCCGTTGTGAGGAGGAAAGTGTTGATGCTTCCACGGGAGAGGGTGGTAAAATAGGGGTGGCTCAAACAATGCACGTTGCCGTCACCCTCCGTGCCCTTAAGTTGGATGAAGACGTTGGCCCTGGTCCCAGCCCCACAGCGCATTCCTGTGAAAATGGTGAGCAGGTAACACACCTTATCGTAAGGATCGTTGTCAGGTAGGATTATCACGTATTGCCGAAGAAGCTGGTCCATGGCATCTTTGTGCAAGACCCAGAACGCTAGGAATACGTACACGAGCacaatgaaaagtacagcaaagAGAGTCACGGGGTTTTGGGTGACATTCCTGATGACCTCCAGCCGTAGGTCTACGGGATTAGGGACCACAATCACATTGGCCGTCAAAAAGTGGGTTTGCAGGTGCAGGCTGGCTTTTTTGATCGTGGCCAGCTGCCGCCGGGCCCTCCTTGGGTTTTTGCAGATACAGTGCATTCTGTCCCAGGTGGTCTCCTCTCCGAGAACACAGTTGTCTTCTCTCCAATCGCTCTGGATCCCGTACATGTCTAAGCACTGAACGCTGAAAAGGGCGATTCTCACTAGCTTGTTACTGGGTGCCATGACAAAGCGAGGTGCCTGCAGAGCCATGGTCACGGTGCACTCGGACGAGCTGCCTCGCTGAGCTATGACTTGCAGCAGGGACGGTGGAAGGCAGACCACGCGGGCCTTCTTAACCACACAGGCCTGGTCAAACAGGTCACTCTGGTTGGCGATGGGAGGGATGTCATAGGGCACGAAGAAGGTGGCCACCAAAGCGGCGGGGGTGATCTCACTGCCAGCATATACCAATACCGTGAACACCAGGGTGACTTCCGTCATGATGTGGACCAGCACCTCATTCACTGCACTGCTGTCCACCTCAAAGCTAAACTCCCCCGTCGTCCTTTTGAAGGGCTCGTTAACTTCGTGGGGCGCGTTGTCGGGTCCCACCGTGAGATTAAAAGCTGCAAAGCTCAAGTTTCTTCTGACGATGTGCACTTCGACCACATCAGGTGTGATCTCTAGCACGTTGCCTTTGGCGGGGATGCCTGTCATTTTGAACCCAACCACCTCTGCAGGATAGCTTTCCTGCTGACTTAACCAAGGAAAGGGATCATCtgcaaactcacaaaacatggtGGAGATCGGAGCATTTTCAGGCAGAAGGGGGACACTGCTCGCATTGAGCACTGGACGAAAATAATTTCGGCCGAGCTTCTTGTTGGTGAAGGCCTCGTTAATATCccgcttttctgttttcttgaggTACATGTTAAAGCTGGAGGCCATCATTGCAGTGGTTTCATTCCCTGGCACCATGCCAGCCAATATTGTGTCTGCTAGAAACTCCAACCCATAGAAAGGCTCATCCACTACTTCATAGGGAACACTCAGTTTAAGGATATTAGACAGACTTGTTAATATCCCAGTGCTCACGATTTCTATTCGTTCAGAGCTAAAGGATTTATGTTTTTGATGAGATTGTCGTAGGGCGTGGTTGGCTTGCCAGACCCTCACTGTGGCAAGTTTCTGAGCCATTCGAGTGAATCCAGAGGTTGTCTGGGTTACTTTAGCCATACACACGACCACCTGGCTAATTTCCTCCAAAGTGCTGTTGGGAAGAACGAAAGTCTGGTTGACGAGGTGTTCCCGGAGTCTGGTTTTGTCAGCTTGCAAAGTTAAGTCAGCTTTCATGCTATTCACCACAGAAGCTGCTATATAAATTAAGTAGCCTGCAGGCAAAAATTCCCGCTGGTCAAGCAAAGTAGAGAGTGATGAAGTTGGTCCCATGGTGAAATTGAATAATCGATCAAGCACATTCTTTGATGAGATTTTGTCCGTAGGAGCCCGTACGGTGGCGTGCAGGGTCACCGGAGTAAAGGCTCCTAGAGAGTCATATACCTGAACAATGATCTTCATGACATAATGATTAGCCAATCCACCAacggggagaaaggaagggggtgATGTGGACTCATGCCCCCAATACAGGATGGCCCCCAAGGTGTTCTCTTTCACAGAACTGATTTGCCCAAAACCGTACAAATCAGAAACTACTATTTTGTATGCAAGAGGGATGTTCTTGTCCGTGAAATTAGTACACCGGATGACAAACTTGGTTAAAAGTGAAAGTCCCTTAGCTGGATTGATGTTGCACTGCCCGGGCTGAGGAGCGTAGTTAATAGCAAAGGAGTACCTCAAGGTCAAGCCCGCTCCGCTCCAAGTTATTGCGTATACAGAAACCAAAAACTCAGCTTCGGAAAAATCCCTAAAAGCAAAAGCTTTTATGGTCAGATAAGCCCTGGCCCTCCCTGTTGTGGTTTGTCTCGCCCAATCAAATATGATCTCTTTACCTGAAGACGACAGAATCGACCACTTATAGTAATCATGGTCTCCTGCACACCCGGTGCAatttagaaacaaagagaatCGATCTGAAATAATCAAATTACGATTGCAATTTTCAATGCATGAAATGTGTGCTGCGGGTCTTGGTCCTGGGAGCACATGCACCCTCCTATCGGCATACGCTGTTCTACTGCCCTTCCGGATCACCATTCTGAAATAATACACATCTTTGCCTCTCAGTGTTCTTGGCAAAAATGACAGGATGGGGCCAGAGGCCTCCTTCCACCGCAGATCGGTCTGCTTTGCAGTGAGACAGACTTTCCTGCTTACCACTATAATTGTCTCTCCTTGgtagttatttttatctttggtgCAGTACCAAGAAAAAAGGAGTCCCTCTGAAGAGTTGCCTGAATCTGGGTCTGATGACCTGCTTCCATCCAGAACCAGCGAATCTGTGAAATTCATTGTTATGTTGGGCCTGGCAGGAATAACCACCGCCTGTAGGGGGCTTCGAAGAACGGTGACGTAGACGATATCGGAGCCTGTTGCCCGAGGTGTATTTGACTTCCTTGTGTAGATGGTGAGAGTGAAGTTAAACACGTACACCCCCCAAGATAAAGAATTGGGGGGGATTTCCATATACGCTGGAGTCCTCCCTAGGCTGAGTTGTGGTACGTCCAAAGGCTGATTCCAGTCCGGCACGTCGGACACGGAGGGCACGGAGAAGACTTGCCAACTCGGATTAAATAAGGTGGCTTCCAGGCAGTCGTACTTAAAGGTTGCATTCAAGGTAGTGTGCATTCTCCTGCTCAACACCACCGGATCTCGGTCCCTATTGATCCTTACCAGGCTGACAACACAGGGCAACTGTGCGGATAACTGGCAGGACACGGAAGACTCGATGGCTTGGGGGCCGTCCGAGTTGACGGCTTCTAAAACAACAGGCGTGGGCCCATCCGTGGGGCACTTGGCTTGG
This genomic window contains:
- the PKDREJ gene encoding polycystic kidney disease and receptor for egg jelly-related protein produces the protein MRPGPALLLLGLGLVLGLVLGRGRLPRPPDPRTARAAVLVPGAPSPRRQGPSSARRPPPAAQGDAAALRTFGGVPGLGGPGGGVRLRLRPRATPGGGVVLSGGGGLCLPRGPARPLCLRVRVLLRAPGVAAPTLVDLQLWACRGRLSLLWRTPLHGALGRPEWTFRLVPVPPASVRRPRQASSALPAGDPRLYAGFVAQAKCPTDGPTPVVLEAVNSDGPQAIESSVSCQLSAQLPCVVSLVRINRDRDPVVLSRRMHTTLNATFKYDCLEATLFNPSWQVFSVPSVSDVPDWNQPLDVPQLSLGRTPAYMEIPPNSLSWGVYVFNFTLTIYTRKSNTPRATGSDIVYVTVLRSPLQAVVIPARPNITMNFTDSLVLDGSRSSDPDSGNSSEGLLFSWYCTKDKNNYQGETIIVVSRKVCLTAKQTDLRWKEASGPILSFLPRTLRGKDVYYFRMVIRKGSRTAYADRRVHVLPGPRPAAHISCIENCNRNLIISDRFSLFLNCTGCAGDHDYYKWSILSSSGKEIIFDWARQTTTGRARAYLTIKAFAFRDFSEAEFLVSVYAITWSGAGLTLRYSFAINYAPQPGQCNINPAKGLSLLTKFVIRCTNFTDKNIPLAYKIVVSDLYGFGQISSVKENTLGAILYWGHESTSPPSFLPVGGLANHYVMKIIVQVYDSLGAFTPVTLHATVRAPTDKISSKNVLDRLFNFTMGPTSSLSTLLDQREFLPAGYLIYIAASVVNSMKADLTLQADKTRLREHLVNQTFVLPNSTLEEISQVVVCMAKVTQTTSGFTRMAQKLATVRVWQANHALRQSHQKHKSFSSERIEIVSTGILTSLSNILKLSVPYEVVDEPFYGLEFLADTILAGMVPGNETTAMMASSFNMYLKKTEKRDINEAFTNKKLGRNYFRPVLNASSVPLLPENAPISTMFCEFADDPFPWLSQQESYPAEVVGFKMTGIPAKGNVLEITPDVVEVHIVRRNLSFAAFNLTVGPDNAPHEVNEPFKRTTGEFSFEVDSSAVNEVLVHIMTEVTLVFTVLVYAGSEITPAALVATFFVPYDIPPIANQSDLFDQACVVKKARVVCLPPSLLQVIAQRGSSSECTVTMALQAPRFVMAPSNKLVRIALFSVQCLDMYGIQSDWREDNCVLGEETTWDRMHCICKNPRRARRQLATIKKASLHLQTHFLTANVIVVPNPVDLRLEVIRNVTQNPVTLFAVLFIVLVYVFLAFWVLHKDAMDQLLRQYVIILPDNDPYDKVCYLLTIFTGMRCGAGTRANVFIQLKGTEGDGNVHCLSHPYFTTLSRGSINTFLLTTERDLGDIHSIRVWHNNEGRAPSWYLSRIKVENLLSRHIWLFLCRKWLSVDTSLDRTFHVTPPDQPLEKKDYFLIDSIYKLEKNHMWFSVFSGVSARPFNRLQRLSCCLAMLLSSLLCNIMFFNLNRKEDTDPKETKYIRSMMIGLESVLITIPVQLLIAFLFTYSQEEPRVTVEEVSPQKTPLMRVPSEYWEEHLKKWHAQETDGAPARAASKLPPRKSPKAPKAPEQHRGKKAEGKVSRPRDVNMNASNRNAEDDQEAAPAQPPSQANPPELQEKHRIVLPGCCVYVAWFLVFATCSISAFFIVFYGLTYGYEKSIEWLFASFCAFCLSIFLVQPSKIILLSGVRTSRPKYCKNLSWASKYHYTEIKLFHAKMGPEEMKRRHEQITQLRSSRMYQPLTEDEIRIFQRKKRTKRRALLFLSYILTHFLFLALLLRLVALLRHTESFYYNQFIRDQFSVDLGTVTKLEDIYRWLDHVLLPLLHNDPNPTFLPDSSSKILGLPLLRQVRAKPGEKLCPPAQDFVQNSTDRDIHCHPEYGTDPEDTRSYSNVWDKVGKRAVDKNTNGFTYKPQEKTWAYFSYGLLHTYRSGGYVFYFFPEQQQFNSSMRLGELQSNNWLDEKTWAVILELTTFNPDVSLFCSISVIFEVSQPGVVNTSTSVHSFSLADFDRRTSAEIYLYAAVLIFFVAYVVDEGYIILQERASYVTSVYNLLNFALKCIFTVLIVLFLRKHFLAAGIIQFYLSNPVEFVPFHAVSQVDHIMRIILGFLLFLTILKTLRYSRFFYDVRLAQRAIQTALPGICHMALVVSVYFFVYMAFGYLVFGQHEWNYNNLIHATQTIFSYCVSAFQNTEFSGNRVLGVLFLSSFMLVMICILINLFQAVILSAYEEMKQPVYEEPSDEAEAMTYLCCKLRTVCRCVFFQPKARDKPEFFEDMLYGQPEKKSRRYLGLKTRNINGKKMVYLVV